A genomic window from Gemmatimonadaceae bacterium includes:
- the rplN gene encoding 50S ribosomal protein L14 has protein sequence MIQQESVVKVADNSGAKKALVIRVLGGTRKRYAGLGDKVVVAVKDALPNGTVKKSDVAKAVVVRTVKEVRRKDGSYIKFDENAVVIIDDKGEPRATRIFGPVARELREKRYMKIVSLAPEVL, from the coding sequence ATGATCCAACAGGAATCGGTCGTGAAGGTCGCGGACAACTCCGGCGCCAAGAAGGCGCTGGTGATCCGCGTCCTCGGCGGCACGCGCAAGCGCTACGCCGGCCTTGGCGACAAGGTCGTGGTGGCGGTGAAGGACGCGCTGCCGAACGGCACCGTCAAGAAGTCCGACGTGGCCAAGGCCGTCGTCGTGCGCACGGTGAAGGAAGTGCGCCGCAAGGACGGCAGCTACATCAAGTTCGACGAGAACGCCGTGGTCATCATCGATGACAAGGGCGAGCCGCGCGCCACGCGCATCTTCGGGCCGGTGGCCCGCGAGCTGCGCGAGAAGCGCTATATGAAGATCGTGTCGTTGGCCCCTGAGGTGCTGTAA
- the rpsQ gene encoding 30S ribosomal protein S17: MADTEKTASPTRAARKVRQGLVVSDKMDKTIVVAIERRVPHPVYGKMVTKTKRLKAHDEANSAKVGDTVRIVETRPLSKDKRFRLLEIVDRAR; encoded by the coding sequence ATGGCTGATACCGAGAAGACCGCCTCGCCGACCCGCGCCGCCCGCAAGGTGCGCCAGGGCCTCGTCGTGAGCGACAAGATGGACAAGACCATCGTGGTCGCGATTGAACGTCGCGTGCCGCATCCCGTGTACGGGAAGATGGTGACGAAGACCAAGCGCCTGAAGGCGCACGACGAGGCGAACTCGGCGAAGGTCGGCGACACCGTCCGCATCGTCGAGACCCGGCCGCTGTCCAAGGACAAGCGGTTCCGGTTGCTCGAGATCGTCGACCGCGCACGCTAA
- the rpmC gene encoding 50S ribosomal protein L29, with the protein MKADQIRELSTDEIRARLAELEEERFRLRFRGATEPLSNPLRLRTIRRDIARLQTVLREKAERTEAAR; encoded by the coding sequence ATGAAGGCTGACCAGATCCGGGAGCTGAGCACGGACGAGATCCGCGCTCGCCTGGCCGAGCTGGAGGAGGAGCGGTTCCGGCTCCGCTTCCGGGGCGCCACGGAGCCGCTGAGCAATCCGCTCCGGCTGCGCACGATTCGCCGCGACATCGCGCGGCTTCAGACGGTGCTCCGCGAGAAGGCGGAGCGTACGGAGGCTGCGCGCTAA
- the rplP gene encoding 50S ribosomal protein L16, producing MLAPKRVKFRKMFKGRTTGLARRGATVAFGTFGLQAQEPGWVTARQIEAARVALTRHIKRGGKVWIRIFPDKPVTKKPAETRMGKGKGSPELWVAVVKPGRILFEIEGVTKEIAQQALGLAAAKLGVKTKFVAREEAQGNEG from the coding sequence ATGCTAGCACCGAAGCGGGTCAAGTTCCGCAAGATGTTCAAGGGTCGCACGACGGGTCTCGCCCGTCGTGGCGCGACCGTCGCGTTCGGCACCTTCGGCCTCCAGGCGCAGGAGCCGGGCTGGGTGACGGCGCGCCAGATCGAAGCCGCACGCGTGGCGCTGACGCGTCACATCAAGCGCGGCGGCAAGGTCTGGATCCGGATCTTCCCGGACAAGCCGGTGACGAAGAAGCCGGCCGAGACGCGAATGGGCAAGGGCAAGGGCTCGCCGGAACTGTGGGTGGCCGTGGTCAAGCCCGGCCGCATCCTGTTCGAGATCGAAGGCGTGACGAAGGAGATCGCACAGCAGGCGCTCGGGCTCGCCGCCGCCAAGCTGGGCGTGAAGACGAAGTTCGTGGCGCGCGAGGAGGCGCAGGGCAATGAAGGCTGA
- the rpsC gene encoding 30S ribosomal protein S3 — protein sequence MGQKTHPIGFRLGVSTTHRSKWFAKKDFPALLKEDALLRKYLKARLGGAAISQITIERKPGKAVVTIHTGRPGVVIGKKGQAVEELKTELQQLTGKEVGVNVEEIKRPEIEAQLVADNIAAQLAQRISFRRAMKRAVQSAMRMGAEGIKVKCSGRLGGAEIARVEGYHEGRVPLHTLRADIDYATSTAKTTFGTIGVKVWIFKGEVIEGRRGNSTYSSDA from the coding sequence ATGGGACAGAAGACGCATCCGATCGGCTTCCGCCTCGGCGTGAGCACGACGCATCGCTCGAAGTGGTTTGCCAAGAAGGACTTCCCGGCGCTGTTGAAGGAAGACGCGCTGCTGCGGAAGTACCTGAAGGCGCGCCTTGGCGGCGCGGCCATCAGCCAGATCACGATCGAGCGCAAGCCGGGGAAGGCCGTGGTGACCATCCACACCGGCCGTCCGGGCGTGGTCATCGGCAAGAAGGGCCAGGCCGTCGAGGAGCTCAAGACCGAGCTCCAGCAGCTGACCGGCAAGGAAGTGGGTGTGAACGTCGAGGAGATCAAGCGCCCGGAGATCGAGGCGCAGCTCGTCGCCGACAACATCGCCGCGCAGCTGGCGCAGCGCATCTCGTTCCGTCGCGCGATGAAGCGCGCGGTGCAGAGCGCGATGCGGATGGGCGCGGAAGGCATCAAGGTGAAGTGCTCGGGCCGCCTCGGCGGCGCCGAGATCGCGCGCGTCGAGGGCTACCACGAGGGGCGGGTGCCCCTCCATACCCTCCGCGCGGACATCGATTACGCGACGTCGACCGCGAAGACGACCTTCGGCACCATCGGTGTGAAGGTGTGGATCTTCAAGGGCGAAGTCATCGAGGGTCGTCGAGGCAACTCGACGTACTCCTCGGACGCCTGA
- the rplV gene encoding 50S ribosomal protein L22, translating into MTEARAIQRSTRQSPYKMRLVIDQIRGLRVNDALALLKFSKKHASHEISKVLNSAVANAEQAARNANVSLDVDALYVKHAIVNEGVKLKRWTPAAMGRATPMHKRTSHVEIIVAEKEGR; encoded by the coding sequence ATGACGGAAGCCCGGGCCATCCAGCGGTCGACGCGCCAGTCGCCCTACAAGATGCGGCTGGTCATTGATCAGATCCGCGGCCTGCGCGTGAACGACGCGCTGGCCCTGCTGAAGTTCAGCAAGAAGCACGCCTCGCACGAGATCTCGAAGGTGCTCAACAGCGCCGTCGCGAACGCGGAGCAGGCGGCGCGCAACGCGAACGTGTCGCTCGACGTGGACGCGCTCTACGTCAAGCACGCGATCGTGAACGAGGGTGTGAAGCTCAAGCGGTGGACGCCTGCGGCGATGGGCCGGGCGACGCCGATGCACAAGCGAACCAGCCACGTGGAGATCATCGTGGCCGAGAAGGAAGGTCGATAA
- the rpsS gene encoding 30S ribosomal protein S19, whose protein sequence is MARSIKKGPFIQDALLKRVVAMNAKNEKKVVKTWSRASTVIPEFVGHTIAVHNGNKFIPVYVTENMVGHKLGEFAPTRLFRGHTGNNKTDKKAAPAAAAPAKGGK, encoded by the coding sequence ATGGCACGCTCAATCAAGAAGGGTCCGTTCATCCAGGATGCGCTGCTCAAGCGCGTCGTCGCGATGAACGCGAAGAACGAGAAGAAGGTCGTGAAGACCTGGTCGCGCGCGAGCACGGTGATCCCCGAGTTCGTCGGGCACACGATCGCGGTGCACAACGGGAACAAGTTCATCCCGGTGTACGTGACCGAGAACATGGTGGGCCACAAGCTCGGCGAGTTCGCGCCGACGCGGCTGTTCCGCGGCCACACCGGCAACAACAAGACCGACAAGAAGGCGGCGCCGGCAGCGGCGGCCCCGGCCAAGGGAGGCAAGTGA
- the rplB gene encoding 50S ribosomal protein L2, giving the protein MGIRQFKPVSAATRFRSVSDNAEITRSTPEKSLTEPLKKSGGRDNHGHISMRRLGGGHKRKYRIIDFKRNKHGVTATVQHIEYDPNRSARIALVEYADGEKRYILHPKGLAVGDTIVSGKGADVRTGNAMPLREVPLGTAVHNVELKPGKGGQMARSAGTSLQVVAKEGDYVTLRMASTEMRMVHGDCLGTIGEVGNAEHELISWGKAGKTRWMGRRPKVRGEVMNPVDHPHGGRTRGGRNVVSPWGKKEGVKTRNKKKASQRLIVRGRKRGKATQS; this is encoded by the coding sequence ATGGGGATTCGTCAATTCAAGCCAGTGAGCGCCGCGACGCGTTTCCGTTCGGTCTCGGATAACGCCGAGATCACGCGGAGCACGCCGGAGAAGTCGCTCACCGAACCGCTGAAGAAGAGCGGTGGCCGCGACAACCACGGTCACATCTCGATGCGGCGCCTGGGCGGTGGCCACAAGCGCAAGTACCGCATCATCGACTTCAAGCGCAACAAGCACGGCGTGACCGCGACCGTGCAGCACATCGAGTACGACCCGAACCGCTCGGCGCGCATCGCGCTGGTCGAGTACGCGGACGGCGAGAAGCGCTACATCCTGCACCCGAAGGGCCTGGCCGTGGGCGATACGATCGTCAGCGGCAAGGGCGCCGACGTGCGCACGGGCAACGCGATGCCGCTGCGTGAGGTGCCGCTGGGCACCGCGGTACACAACGTGGAGCTCAAGCCGGGCAAGGGCGGCCAGATGGCCCGTTCGGCCGGGACCAGCCTCCAGGTGGTCGCGAAGGAAGGCGACTACGTGACGCTGCGGATGGCGTCCACCGAGATGCGGATGGTGCACGGGGATTGCCTCGGCACGATCGGCGAGGTGGGCAACGCGGAGCACGAGCTGATTTCCTGGGGCAAGGCCGGCAAGACCCGCTGGATGGGGCGCCGTCCGAAGGTCCGCGGTGAAGTGATGAACCCGGTCGATCACCCGCACGGTGGCCGCACGCGCGGCGGCCGGAACGTGGTGAGCCCCTGGGGCAAGAAGGAGGGCGTCAAGACGCGCAACAAGAAGAAGGCGTCGCAGCGTCTGATCGTCCGTGGCCGGAAGCGCGGCAAGGCCACCCAGAGCTAA
- the rplW gene encoding 50S ribosomal protein L23, with protein sequence MPTLHRTIVRPLVTEKSSAAYQERGEYTFEVHPDANKTAIKQAIERLFGVTVTGVWTSQQRGKPRRVGTSAGLRPRWKKAIVTLKAGDAIEIFEG encoded by the coding sequence ATGCCGACACTGCATCGCACCATCGTGCGCCCGCTCGTCACCGAGAAGTCCTCGGCGGCGTACCAGGAGCGCGGGGAATACACGTTCGAGGTCCATCCGGATGCCAACAAGACGGCCATCAAGCAGGCGATCGAACGCCTGTTCGGTGTGACGGTCACCGGCGTCTGGACCTCGCAGCAGCGCGGGAAGCCGCGGCGCGTCGGCACGTCGGCCGGCCTGCGTCCCCGCTGGAAGAAGGCCATCGTGACGCTGAAGGCCGGCGACGCGATCGAGATCTTCGAGGGTTAA
- the rplD gene encoding 50S ribosomal protein L4 — MGTPRDAVALPEATFDGTVNMPVMHQAVKAQLANQRQGTHATKTRRWVVGGNQKPWKQKGTGRARQGSTRAPNWVGGGTVFGPQPRGYEQKVPRQIKALARKSALNARARENSVLVIDRFSYEAPKTAQLVQLLARLEVTHKKALILTDGVKPNVYLSGRNIPNVVVLPYSDASTYDILWSDVVLVEAGAIGHELAPVAEKAVEKVKVAKKKASPAKAEAKAAKAEAKAPAKKKAAAKKAAPKAAAKKAPAKKAAAKPAAKKAAAKKAAPKKKGK; from the coding sequence ATGGGCACCCCGCGCGATGCGGTGGCCCTGCCCGAGGCGACGTTTGATGGCACCGTGAATATGCCGGTGATGCACCAGGCGGTGAAGGCGCAGCTCGCCAACCAGCGCCAGGGCACGCACGCCACCAAGACCCGTCGCTGGGTCGTCGGCGGCAACCAGAAGCCGTGGAAGCAGAAGGGCACCGGCCGCGCCCGTCAGGGCTCGACCCGCGCCCCGAACTGGGTCGGCGGCGGTACCGTCTTCGGCCCGCAGCCGCGTGGCTACGAGCAGAAGGTCCCGCGCCAGATCAAGGCGCTGGCCCGCAAGTCCGCGCTCAACGCCCGCGCGCGTGAGAACAGCGTGCTGGTGATCGACCGCTTCTCGTACGAGGCCCCGAAGACGGCGCAGCTGGTCCAGCTGCTGGCCCGTCTCGAGGTCACGCACAAGAAGGCGCTGATCCTGACCGACGGCGTGAAGCCGAACGTCTACCTCTCCGGCCGCAACATCCCCAACGTCGTCGTGCTGCCGTACAGCGACGCCTCCACCTACGACATCCTCTGGTCGGATGTGGTGCTGGTCGAGGCAGGCGCGATTGGCCACGAGCTGGCGCCGGTGGCGGAGAAGGCGGTGGAGAAGGTGAAGGTGGCGAAGAAGAAGGCGTCGCCGGCGAAGGCGGAGGCCAAGGCGGCCAAGGCCGAGGCGAAGGCGCCTGCCAAGAAGAAGGCCGCGGCCAAGAAGGCCGCACCGAAGGCGGCCGCCAAGAAGGCGCCCGCGAAGAAGGCCGCTGCCAAGCCTGCCGCCAAGAAGGCGGCGGCCAAGAAGGCGGCCCCCAAGAAGAAGGGGAAGTAA
- the rplC gene encoding 50S ribosomal protein L3, whose translation MIGIIGKKLGMTQIFDEKGEQIPCTVVEATPNPVTKVVTPEAAGFASVELGYGAQRLARESKKGERTPKGRRANKAEIGHAKKAGLEAPPAVLRSFRLDDAPGKNPEVPTYNVGDVIKVDIFTPGEMVKVTGTTKGRGFQGVVKRHGFGGGPNTHGNTKHRRPGSIGPGTDPSRVIKGKKMPGHYGAERHTQINLRVEKVDAERNLIYIRGSVAGPTNGIVLVRKQG comes from the coding sequence ATGATTGGCATCATTGGCAAGAAGCTGGGGATGACCCAGATCTTCGACGAAAAGGGGGAGCAGATCCCCTGCACGGTGGTGGAGGCCACCCCGAATCCGGTGACGAAGGTCGTCACGCCGGAGGCGGCGGGCTTCGCGTCCGTGGAGCTCGGCTATGGCGCGCAGCGCCTGGCCCGCGAGTCGAAGAAGGGCGAGCGCACGCCGAAGGGCCGTCGCGCGAACAAGGCGGAGATCGGGCACGCGAAGAAGGCGGGCCTCGAGGCGCCGCCGGCCGTCCTGCGGTCCTTCCGGCTCGACGATGCGCCCGGGAAGAACCCCGAGGTGCCGACGTACAACGTCGGCGACGTGATCAAGGTCGACATCTTCACCCCGGGTGAGATGGTGAAGGTGACCGGGACCACGAAGGGGCGGGGCTTCCAGGGCGTGGTGAAGCGCCACGGCTTCGGCGGCGGTCCGAACACGCACGGCAACACGAAGCATCGCCGTCCGGGTTCCATCGGACCGGGCACCGACCCGTCGCGCGTCATCAAGGGCAAGAAGATGCCGGGCCACTACGGCGCCGAGCGTCACACCCAGATCAACCTGCGCGTCGAGAAGGTCGATGCGGAGCGCAACCTGATCTACATCCGCGGTAGCGTGGCCGGCCCGACCAACGGGATCGTGCTCGTCCGCAAGCAGGGATAA
- the rpsJ gene encoding 30S ribosomal protein S10, with protein sequence MAGRIRIRLKAFDHAVIDQASADIVRTAEKTGAQVSGPIPLPTKTQRWTVLRSPHVDKKSREQFELKTHKRVIDILDSKAVTVDALTKLDLPAGVDVEIKVE encoded by the coding sequence ATGGCTGGACGTATTCGCATCCGACTCAAGGCATTCGATCACGCCGTGATCGACCAGGCCTCGGCGGACATCGTGCGGACCGCGGAGAAGACGGGGGCCCAGGTCTCCGGCCCGATCCCGCTCCCCACGAAGACGCAGCGCTGGACGGTCCTCCGTTCGCCGCACGTCGACAAGAAGTCGCGGGAGCAGTTCGAGCTGAAGACGCACAAGCGGGTAATCGACATCCTGGATTCGAAGGCAGTGACGGTGGACGCGTTGACGAAACTCGACCTTCCCGCCGGCGTTGATGTCGAGATCAAGGTTGAGTAG
- the tuf gene encoding elongation factor Tu, producing the protein MAKAKFERTKPHVNVGTIGHVDHGKTTTTAALTKISADKFGNTKYVAYDEVAKASESQGRRDATKILTIATSHVEYETTARHYAHVDCPGHADYVKNMITGAAQMDGAILVVSAVDGPMPQTREHILLARQVNVPKIVVFLNKCDLVEDAELLDLVELEVRELLSKYNYDGDNAPVIRGSASNAIAGDPKWVATIEELYNALDTYIPEPTREVDKPFLLPVEDVFSITGRGTVATGRIERGKCKVGEELEFVGYNSDKKTVVTGVEMFRKLLDEGFAGDNVGLLLRGIDKKDIERGMVLAKPGSIKPHTKFTAEVYVLTKEEGGRHTPFFKGYRPQFYFRTTDVTGAIELPAGTEMVMPGDNIQMTIELIIPIAMEEQLRFAIREGGRTVGAGVVTKILA; encoded by the coding sequence ATGGCCAAGGCAAAGTTTGAGCGGACGAAGCCGCACGTGAACGTCGGGACCATCGGTCACGTCGACCACGGCAAGACGACCACCACGGCCGCCCTGACCAAGATCTCGGCGGACAAGTTCGGCAACACCAAGTACGTCGCCTACGACGAGGTCGCCAAGGCGTCCGAGTCGCAGGGGCGTCGTGATGCCACGAAGATCCTCACCATCGCCACGTCGCACGTGGAGTACGAGACGACCGCGCGTCACTACGCGCACGTCGACTGCCCGGGCCACGCCGACTACGTGAAGAACATGATCACGGGTGCCGCGCAGATGGACGGCGCGATCCTCGTGGTGTCGGCCGTGGACGGCCCGATGCCGCAGACCCGCGAGCACATCCTCCTGGCCCGCCAGGTGAACGTGCCGAAGATCGTCGTGTTCCTCAACAAGTGCGACCTCGTCGAGGACGCCGAGCTCCTCGACCTCGTCGAGCTCGAGGTCCGCGAGCTGCTCTCGAAGTACAACTACGACGGCGACAACGCCCCGGTCATCCGCGGCTCGGCGTCCAACGCCATCGCCGGCGACCCGAAGTGGGTGGCGACGATCGAGGAGCTCTACAACGCCCTCGACACGTACATCCCCGAGCCGACGCGCGAAGTCGACAAGCCGTTCCTGCTGCCGGTCGAGGACGTGTTCTCGATCACCGGCCGCGGCACGGTCGCCACGGGCCGCATCGAGCGCGGCAAGTGCAAGGTCGGCGAGGAGCTCGAGTTCGTGGGCTACAACTCCGACAAGAAGACCGTCGTCACGGGCGTCGAGATGTTCCGCAAGCTCCTCGACGAGGGCTTCGCCGGTGACAACGTCGGCCTCCTGCTCCGCGGCATCGACAAGAAGGACATCGAGCGCGGGATGGTGCTGGCCAAGCCGGGGTCGATCAAGCCCCACACGAAGTTCACGGCCGAGGTCTACGTCCTCACGAAGGAAGAGGGCGGCCGCCACACGCCGTTCTTCAAGGGCTACCGCCCGCAGTTCTACTTCCGCACGACCGACGTGACGGGCGCGATCGAGTTGCCGGCCGGCACCGAGATGGTGATGCCGGGCGACAACATCCAGATGACGATCGAGCTCATCATCCCGATCGCGATGGAGGAGCAGCTGCGCTTCGCCATCCGTGAGGGTGGTCGCACGGTCGGCGCGGGTGTCGTGACCAAGATCCTCGCCTAA
- the fusA gene encoding elongation factor G has protein sequence MPRTTDLKYYRNIGIMAHIDAGKTTTTERVLYYTGKSHKIGEVHDGAATMDWMEQEQERGITITSAATTCFWMRHGQSDKKGEGPEYRINIIDTPGHVDFTVEVERSLRVLDGAVTLLDSVAGVEPQTETVWRQADRYKVPRMIFSNKMDRVGANFERCVEMIQDRLTKAALPIQLPVGSGELFTGHIDIIERKQYIFDNETMGKTFAVVDVPAEFTDKVEAARAALIDMVVEHDETLMEKYLGGEELTVEEIRHAIRVATCEMKFVPILCGASFKNKGVQALLDAVIDFLPSPVDVPAIEGHAPQHDDTIETREVSDDAPFSALAFKVATDPFVGRLTFFRVYSGVLKAGAHVYNSTKDKRERIGRLLQMHANKREEIEEVRAGDIAAAIGLKDTRTGDTLSDEDKPIILEAMKFPTPVIDVAVEPKTKADQDKMGIALNKLAEEDPTFRVHTDAETGQTIISGMGELHLEIIVDRMLREFKVEANVGRPQVAYRETIKKRVDKVEGKFVRQSGGKGQYGHVVINAMPAEPGQGYVFEDKIVGGVIPREFIKPVEMGIKEALENGILAGYPMVDVKVELVFGSYHDVDSSEMAFKIAGSMAIKEAARGANPIILEPMMKVEVVSPDQFFGDVLGDISARRGKIGGMTQRGEAQVIGATVPLSEMFGYSTKLRSMTQGRAVYSMEFSHYEEVPKAKADEIIAKVK, from the coding sequence ATGCCTCGCACGACCGACCTGAAGTACTATCGCAACATCGGCATCATGGCCCACATCGATGCCGGGAAGACCACGACGACTGAGCGCGTCCTCTATTACACGGGGAAGTCGCACAAGATCGGCGAGGTGCACGATGGTGCGGCCACGATGGACTGGATGGAGCAGGAACAGGAGCGCGGCATCACCATCACGTCGGCCGCGACGACCTGCTTCTGGATGCGCCACGGCCAGTCGGACAAGAAGGGCGAGGGACCGGAGTACCGCATCAACATCATCGACACCCCGGGACACGTGGACTTCACCGTCGAAGTGGAGCGCTCGCTCCGCGTGCTCGACGGCGCCGTGACCCTGCTGGACTCCGTCGCCGGCGTCGAGCCGCAGACGGAGACGGTGTGGCGCCAGGCGGACCGCTACAAGGTCCCGCGGATGATTTTCTCCAACAAGATGGACCGCGTCGGCGCCAACTTCGAGCGCTGCGTCGAGATGATCCAGGACCGCCTCACGAAGGCCGCCCTGCCGATCCAGTTGCCGGTCGGCTCCGGTGAGCTCTTCACGGGCCACATCGACATCATCGAGCGCAAGCAGTACATCTTCGACAACGAGACGATGGGGAAGACCTTCGCCGTCGTCGACGTCCCGGCCGAGTTCACGGACAAGGTCGAGGCTGCCCGCGCCGCGCTCATCGATATGGTCGTCGAGCACGACGAGACGCTGATGGAGAAGTACCTCGGCGGCGAGGAGCTGACGGTCGAGGAGATCCGCCACGCCATCCGCGTCGCGACCTGCGAGATGAAGTTCGTGCCGATTCTCTGCGGCGCCTCGTTCAAGAACAAGGGCGTCCAGGCGCTGCTCGACGCCGTCATCGACTTCCTGCCGTCGCCCGTCGACGTGCCCGCCATCGAGGGCCACGCGCCGCAGCACGATGACACGATCGAGACCCGCGAGGTGTCCGACGACGCGCCGTTCTCGGCCCTGGCGTTCAAGGTCGCGACCGATCCCTTCGTCGGCCGCCTGACCTTCTTCCGCGTGTACTCCGGCGTGCTCAAGGCCGGCGCCCACGTCTATAACAGCACCAAGGACAAGCGTGAGCGTATCGGCCGCCTGTTGCAGATGCACGCCAACAAGCGCGAGGAGATCGAGGAAGTGCGCGCCGGCGACATCGCCGCCGCCATTGGCCTCAAGGACACACGCACGGGCGACACGCTGTCGGACGAAGACAAGCCGATCATCCTCGAGGCGATGAAGTTCCCGACGCCCGTCATCGACGTCGCGGTGGAGCCGAAGACCAAGGCCGACCAGGACAAGATGGGCATCGCGCTCAACAAGCTGGCGGAGGAAGACCCGACCTTCCGCGTCCACACGGACGCCGAGACGGGCCAGACGATCATCTCCGGGATGGGCGAGCTCCACCTCGAGATCATCGTCGACCGTATGCTGCGCGAGTTCAAGGTCGAGGCGAACGTGGGCCGTCCGCAGGTGGCCTACCGTGAGACGATCAAGAAGCGCGTCGACAAGGTCGAGGGCAAGTTCGTCCGCCAGTCGGGCGGCAAGGGCCAGTACGGCCACGTCGTCATCAATGCGATGCCGGCCGAGCCGGGCCAGGGCTACGTCTTCGAGGACAAGATCGTCGGCGGCGTGATCCCGCGCGAGTTCATCAAGCCGGTCGAGATGGGCATCAAGGAAGCCCTCGAGAACGGCATCCTCGCCGGCTATCCGATGGTGGACGTGAAGGTCGAGCTGGTGTTCGGCTCGTACCACGACGTCGACTCTTCGGAAATGGCGTTCAAGATCGCGGGCTCGATGGCCATCAAGGAGGCCGCCCGCGGCGCGAACCCGATCATCCTCGAGCCGATGATGAAGGTCGAGGTGGTCAGCCCCGACCAGTTCTTCGGCGACGTGCTCGGCGACATCTCGGCCCGGCGCGGCAAGATCGGCGGGATGACGCAGCGCGGCGAGGCCCAGGTGATCGGCGCGACGGTGCCGCTCAGCGAGATGTTCGGGTACAGCACCAAGCTCCGCTCAATGACGCAGGGCCGTGCGGTGTACTCGATGGAGTTCTCGCACTATGAAGAGGTCCCGAAGGCGAAGGCCGACGAGATCATCGCGAAGGTGAAGTAA
- a CDS encoding DinB family protein: MQPPALARFGSLAAALTMLVVASPSVGAQQGFMAVMHRNITDVERKVVALANAIPESAYAWRPAEGVRSIGEVLQHIAADNYILPVYMGTPAPAATGITADYGTAVAYETRRGLTKAQIVADLEASFAHLHRAINTNTDANITQNIGWFGNQASRLQAMTGTVGHLHEHLGQLIAYARSNGVKPPWSN, encoded by the coding sequence ATGCAACCGCCCGCACTCGCCAGATTCGGCAGCCTCGCCGCGGCCCTCACGATGCTCGTGGTGGCGTCCCCGTCGGTCGGCGCCCAGCAGGGCTTTATGGCCGTGATGCACCGCAACATCACGGACGTTGAGCGGAAGGTCGTGGCGCTCGCCAACGCGATTCCCGAATCCGCCTACGCCTGGCGGCCCGCCGAGGGCGTGCGCTCGATCGGCGAGGTGCTGCAGCACATCGCCGCCGACAACTACATCCTGCCTGTGTATATGGGAACGCCGGCGCCGGCGGCCACCGGCATCACCGCCGATTACGGTACCGCCGTCGCATACGAGACACGTCGCGGGCTGACGAAGGCGCAGATTGTCGCCGACCTCGAGGCGTCGTTCGCGCACCTGCACCGCGCGATCAACACCAACACCGACGCCAACATCACGCAGAACATCGGCTGGTTCGGCAACCAAGCATCGCGCCTGCAGGCGATGACGGGGACGGTGGGACACCTGCACGAACACTTGGGCCAGCTGATCGCGTATGCGCGGTCGAATGGCGTGAAGCCGCCGTGGAGTAACTGA
- a CDS encoding thioredoxin domain-containing protein: MTTGPTLVVLTDFQCPACKTFHARLVHVFGDRLSATDVRYAHLPLDYHAAALPAAKLFECAVRSESVALRLADVLFAVQDSLQVFSPGELLRRAQVSNASGPLECLARSDSGHFERIWQSKRIAQEVSVLGTPSVFLDGKLLALPPDEDRLRSIFDR, translated from the coding sequence GTGACCACCGGACCAACGCTGGTCGTTCTCACTGACTTCCAGTGTCCCGCGTGCAAGACCTTTCACGCGCGACTCGTACACGTCTTCGGCGACCGACTTAGTGCGACTGACGTGCGATACGCACACTTGCCACTCGACTATCACGCGGCAGCACTTCCCGCTGCGAAGTTGTTCGAGTGTGCAGTGCGCTCCGAATCGGTCGCATTGAGACTGGCGGATGTCTTGTTCGCCGTTCAAGATTCCTTGCAAGTGTTTTCACCCGGCGAGCTGCTGCGTCGTGCGCAGGTTTCGAACGCAAGTGGCCCACTGGAGTGCCTTGCTCGCTCCGATTCCGGCCACTTCGAGCGGATTTGGCAAAGCAAGCGCATCGCACAGGAGGTGTCGGTACTTGGCACGCCATCGGTATTCTTGGATGGAAAGCTGCTTGCCTTGCCGCCTGATGAGGACCGGCTCCGCTCCATTTTCGACCGCTAG